The Ipomoea triloba cultivar NCNSP0323 chromosome 4, ASM357664v1 DNA segment AATGTTCATGAGGAAGAAGAACTCCGTCGCCATTGAAACCACTCAGGAGCCTTCTTCTCCTAAGGTCACCTGCATCGGTCAAGTCCGAGTCAAAAGGTCTTCCAAATCCTCCTCcaccgccggcgccggcgccgccggAATCAGCCGCTCCAAGTCGCACCGGAAAACCAGACGGACTTCTAGTTCTAAACAACAGCCCTGCTGGTGGGTCCGGAAGCTCCTAATTTGCCGCGGAATTTCGCGGAAATTCCGGAAACCCCAACCGATTTCATCGTTTTTCCGGAAATGGGCGTTCTTCTGTTGCGGGTTCGGGTGCCGGAAAATACGCGACAATACGGATCCTCCTCCACGGGTCGACCCCGACCCGAAAGGTCCGACCCAGGAAGAAGAAACCGGGTGCAATAGTACAACTAGTGGCCGCGGCGGCGATAAACcggaaaataaagaaaacacCGTGGGTAGTTCATCATCACCGGCCGACTACGCTTTCCTCTTGACCCGTTGCAGATCTGCTCCGTATAGATCTTCCTCCCTAGCCTGCAGATTCTGGGGTTCACCATTAAACGCACCCGAAACAGAACCCGAGAATTTGCCTCAAGAAGAAAAGGTGAGCTCTTCGCCGAGAAAATCCCAAGAAACGGAGGATTCTCCGAGCTCAGACGACGCCAaaaccaaagaagaagaagaagaagaagaagaagaaaaacaggAGACAAGTAAGGTTGAGCCAATCGGGAAAAGCGCAGTGCATCCATTGCTGCTAACAAGGTGCAAATCAGAGCCAGCAAGAACCGGCGAAAGGCTGAACCCAGACGCCGGTTACTGGAAACTAAGAAGATTTGCAGAGCCTCATCCAAGTAGCTAGACAGAGCACAATATCACACCAgtaatttttctcttcttttgtcTTCTTCCATCCCCAAACATCTCTGCAAATTACTGTGAGTAAAACATTTCGTTTTGTTTCACTGTTCACCACACAACATAACCCCCCACAAGAATTATTTGTTTTTCCCCCACACAACCAGCTCAGTTGATTATTAGATGTTCCGTATTAGATAGTAAATTGTGAGCAATCACATAAAATCGAGTCCCTTTAGGAGAGCAAGTACACATAATTGAGCCCTGTAATGTGGTAGTTACACTTAATATGGTGGATTATATCAGTCACGGGTCATCTCACCTAATGGACGGATCAATCATTACGATTTATCATTTTACTATCTTGTCAGGTTAGAAGACTAGgaaatttcactttttgtgAGTAAGAATTACTTGTATTTATGCCTTTTTACTACCTTAATTGACCCGAGAAAGTTAACATGTGTGTGATGTAGAAGACAAACACACATAACATCTTCACTGTATTATTATTCACAGAAATGGGAAAACCTTATCTTAATGAAATTGATGTTAAGGTTGGCAAGTTGCCGGTTTGATTGGTACACACTGAAAGATGAAAGACAAAGCAATTGTTTTTAAGGCTCTCaaggttgttgttgttgttgttggcaAGAGGTGTGTGCCCACTCTCCAAGGGAAGTTGAATagttgtatttaatttattactgtGCTGCTGCAGTTGTATTAAATTCAACTTCTTGGGACTGCCTATGCTTCTGTCTGCATCTCACTTCTTTTGTTGTTGAGGTATCATGTAGTATTCATTTGCTAGCTGTTAATTAGGTTTGCATCCATTTATTGATTCGCATTTTAGtgaaaaatgtataaatttgtgATAGGTTATGGTGGGACTAATTAATTCAAGGGCAATGAGAGTGGCACCCatcttgaaatttaaaatttttgtaatgtaTGTGAACTTTTGTAAGGGTAGTTTCACCGCCTTTTGAGCGACAACCTTGGGGTCTAAAATTTTTGTCATGTATTAAAACTTTTTAAGGGTGGTCACACCGCCTTCTGGGTGACAAAAAGCTTTGGGGTCAAAAACTTTGTCATGTATTTGAACTCTCTAAGGATAGTTTCAACACGTTCTAAGTGGTAACAGCCTTGGAGTAAAAAATCTTCGTCATGTATTTGAACTTTTTAAGGATAGTCTTACGGTGGCAACAACCTTTGAGTCTAAAATCTTTAGCACGTATTTGAACTCTATTAAGAGTAATTTT contains these protein-coding regions:
- the LOC116015278 gene encoding uncharacterized protein LOC116015278 encodes the protein MKGLSKPISSPGRTDKFPPPLMRFLRSNAGSRSRGRSRSSPMFMRKKNSVAIETTQEPSSPKVTCIGQVRVKRSSKSSSTAGAGAAGISRSKSHRKTRRTSSSKQQPCWWVRKLLICRGISRKFRKPQPISSFFRKWAFFCCGFGCRKIRDNTDPPPRVDPDPKGPTQEEETGCNSTTSGRGGDKPENKENTVGSSSSPADYAFLLTRCRSAPYRSSSLACRFWGSPLNAPETEPENLPQEEKVSSSPRKSQETEDSPSSDDAKTKEEEEEEEEEKQETSKVEPIGKSAVHPLLLTRCKSEPARTGERLNPDAGYWKLRRFAEPHPSS